Proteins found in one Bremerella volcania genomic segment:
- a CDS encoding DUF4238 domain-containing protein, translated as MSNQPRHHHYVPRFYLSNFTDNGTSDGSLHVLDTEKRKTWSCKPKAVAHQRDFYRIENGPDGDPMFVEKALGKLEGQWSIALRDTLAEGTFGNNDRFSDIMIFIAFLAVRVPGLRNIVDTFVSNVKKNHQFAEEYAKKNGWQSEGDGEEQCGDVDKTWHVKTMLTNATLLPAILADRHWCICSVAHDAPDLICSDWPVSITPPAFGLYPTGFATKGTLVTIPIHKRHALVGSFEFEQEKMEIGGDKVAFINAASRRNAVQLYSSSNDFTWLTPSGTIGNRSDLIDTIGQRKQS; from the coding sequence ATGTCCAATCAACCACGTCATCACCACTACGTCCCTCGTTTCTACCTTTCCAACTTCACCGATAACGGTACATCCGATGGTTCGTTGCATGTTCTCGACACGGAAAAACGGAAGACTTGGAGTTGCAAGCCGAAGGCCGTTGCACACCAACGAGATTTCTATCGGATAGAGAACGGACCTGATGGCGACCCAATGTTCGTTGAAAAGGCACTAGGAAAACTTGAAGGCCAGTGGAGCATCGCACTTCGAGATACACTTGCAGAAGGCACGTTCGGCAACAATGACAGATTCAGTGACATAATGATATTCATCGCATTTTTGGCGGTTCGTGTCCCTGGGCTCAGAAACATAGTTGATACCTTTGTTTCAAATGTTAAGAAGAACCATCAGTTCGCCGAGGAATACGCCAAAAAAAACGGGTGGCAGAGTGAAGGCGATGGAGAGGAACAGTGCGGAGACGTTGATAAGACGTGGCACGTCAAGACAATGCTGACAAACGCAACGCTGCTTCCTGCAATTTTAGCAGATCGACATTGGTGCATTTGTTCGGTCGCCCATGATGCTCCAGACTTAATTTGCTCAGACTGGCCTGTGTCGATCACCCCGCCAGCTTTTGGGCTTTATCCGACCGGATTCGCAACAAAAGGTACGCTAGTAACCATACCAATCCACAAACGGCACGCATTGGTTGGATCATTTGAGTTTGAACAAGAAAAGATGGAAATTGGCGGGGACAAAGTTGCCTTCATCAACGCTGCGAGCCGCCGAAACGCAGTTCAGTTGTATTCTTCTAGCAACGACTTCACTTGGCTGACGCCGAGCGGAACAATCGGTAACCGTTCGGACCTGATTGATACCATCGGCCAACGCAAACAGTCTTGA
- a CDS encoding tyrosine-type recombinase/integrase, translating to MAKDAKLRWHDDPKRAAGGRWKKKYKGKTFYFGEVSSKSDKDGYLRACEAFEIWRAKIDLGLDASKPHQAEYLQEIQFRQQALEILDLEPSSKAEWERPLLQDELAQLQKELKKAKPEKPQTMHRYRRESWKSKIEVLEKHKEYSGKRTMKTETVQHHVDEFLETQRNRVGAGLKPGSFKSINDRLPHFANQFGSLNVDEINGRTLANFQSWLHAQMGSGRFSSRFADQILKQAIGFVKHLYRTEVIDQLPRNIDTLRIEVEDPDIEIFTKEEIKTLLEGPGAERTKLYLLLMLNCGYYASDLSELRQDEVDWNEGRIKRKRTKTRKHKQVPETDFKLWDKTFELLKKYRSSDKEWALTNDEGRQLVRRAVTDDGKVSTTNNVTKAYERFTKRTKVEKPKALMLLRKTAATELAKKHKDCVDYFLGHAPTKLSDKRYVIPDHADFDLAVKWLGEQFEQKTDR from the coding sequence ATGGCGAAAGATGCAAAATTGCGATGGCACGACGACCCCAAACGAGCCGCTGGGGGTCGCTGGAAAAAGAAGTACAAAGGCAAGACCTTTTACTTTGGGGAAGTTTCTTCCAAGAGCGACAAAGACGGCTATCTAAGGGCTTGTGAAGCCTTCGAGATTTGGCGAGCCAAGATCGATCTTGGCTTAGATGCGTCTAAGCCTCATCAAGCCGAATATCTCCAGGAAATCCAGTTTCGGCAGCAAGCCTTGGAAATTCTCGACCTGGAGCCCAGCAGCAAGGCAGAGTGGGAACGCCCACTTCTTCAGGATGAACTGGCCCAGCTTCAGAAAGAACTGAAGAAGGCGAAGCCCGAAAAGCCCCAAACCATGCACAGGTATAGGCGGGAAAGCTGGAAGTCCAAAATCGAAGTCTTGGAGAAACACAAAGAGTATTCAGGAAAGCGGACCATGAAGACCGAAACCGTCCAACATCATGTAGATGAATTCCTCGAAACGCAGCGAAATCGAGTTGGGGCAGGGCTGAAGCCTGGAAGTTTCAAATCGATCAATGACCGACTTCCCCACTTCGCCAACCAGTTTGGTTCCTTGAATGTGGACGAGATCAACGGAAGGACTTTAGCCAATTTCCAATCGTGGCTACACGCTCAGATGGGATCGGGGCGATTCAGCAGCCGTTTCGCTGACCAGATTTTGAAACAAGCTATCGGCTTCGTCAAACATCTGTACCGAACGGAAGTAATCGACCAACTTCCCAGAAACATCGATACGCTACGAATCGAAGTGGAAGACCCCGATATCGAGATTTTCACCAAGGAAGAAATCAAAACCCTGTTGGAAGGCCCAGGGGCCGAACGAACCAAGCTCTATCTTCTTCTCATGCTCAACTGTGGGTATTACGCTTCGGACCTTTCAGAGCTTCGCCAGGATGAGGTTGATTGGAACGAAGGACGCATCAAGCGAAAACGGACCAAAACCAGAAAGCACAAACAAGTCCCGGAAACAGACTTCAAGTTGTGGGACAAGACTTTCGAGCTTTTGAAGAAGTATCGCAGCAGTGACAAAGAATGGGCTTTGACCAACGATGAAGGCAGGCAACTTGTAAGGCGGGCTGTCACCGATGACGGCAAGGTGTCAACGACCAACAACGTCACGAAAGCCTACGAACGATTTACCAAGCGAACCAAGGTAGAGAAGCCGAAAGCGTTGATGTTGCTAAGGAAGACAGCAGCAACCGAACTAGCGAAGAAGCACAAAGATTGTGTGGACTACTTCCTTGGCCATGCGCCAACGAAGCTCAGCGATAAACGCTACGTGATCCCCGATCACGCCGACTTTGATCTGGCGGTTAAGTGGCTGGGAGAGCAGTTCGAGCAAAAGACGGACAGGTAA
- a CDS encoding DUF1559 domain-containing protein produces the protein MCNPEDEINLFIFYSLRYNSHNAEEFLPEGPDTHQLPFMFRPAFPCLLVSYCFSFPMSARMSTRISSYYFFNVSLFVRPRMSSFANSSQRSGFTLVELLVVIAIIGVLIALLLPAVQQAREAARRIECNNKLKQLGLALHNYHDTYLKFPAGAQMGDGKTTSCTTNGRGVPWTVAILPFLELTNLYDQVDMSAEFVSSNAESPTSGVNRNVWRTSVAAFQCPSFPAEAVDKNHTNYYGVMGGGDSSLGNCQSSNVGRRFYINGILFQNSRTNFASIVDGSSNTFLVGETRYQLLDGGRGDSHWLGWASTNRGGGSATTGNLAAAQIQINSCGGGCHGDKYDTTFDSAGGNYTVPGGLGQGLHQRTFGSFHPGGCLFLLGDASVHFLSETMDLTIYRNLAIRDDGNVVSVKN, from the coding sequence GTGTGTAACCCAGAAGATGAAATAAATCTTTTTATTTTCTACAGCCTCAGATATAATTCACATAACGCCGAAGAGTTTTTACCTGAAGGGCCGGATACTCATCAACTGCCCTTTATGTTTCGGCCAGCTTTTCCTTGTCTCCTCGTCTCTTACTGCTTCTCATTCCCAATGTCTGCACGGATGTCGACACGCATTTCATCTTATTACTTCTTCAACGTTTCTCTTTTTGTGAGACCAAGAATGTCCTCGTTTGCAAATTCATCTCAACGCTCAGGTTTTACACTGGTCGAACTGCTGGTGGTAATTGCCATCATCGGAGTTTTGATCGCCTTGCTTTTGCCAGCCGTTCAACAAGCCCGTGAAGCGGCTCGCCGCATCGAGTGCAACAACAAACTTAAGCAATTGGGATTGGCACTGCACAATTATCACGACACCTATCTCAAGTTTCCCGCCGGTGCACAAATGGGTGACGGCAAGACCACAAGTTGTACGACCAATGGACGTGGTGTCCCATGGACCGTTGCCATTCTTCCATTTTTGGAACTGACGAACCTTTACGACCAGGTCGACATGTCGGCAGAGTTCGTTTCCTCCAACGCAGAGTCACCAACCTCAGGTGTCAATCGAAACGTCTGGAGAACGTCCGTCGCCGCTTTTCAATGTCCTTCGTTTCCCGCGGAAGCCGTCGATAAGAATCACACGAATTATTACGGAGTGATGGGCGGCGGGGATTCTAGCCTTGGCAACTGCCAATCGAGCAATGTGGGACGACGGTTTTATATTAACGGTATCCTGTTCCAGAACTCTCGGACCAACTTCGCGAGCATCGTCGATGGTTCTTCAAATACCTTCCTCGTCGGTGAAACTCGCTATCAGCTCTTAGATGGTGGTCGTGGTGATTCGCACTGGCTGGGCTGGGCGTCGACCAATCGAGGCGGCGGTTCCGCTACGACTGGCAACTTGGCAGCTGCCCAGATTCAAATCAACAGTTGCGGTGGCGGTTGCCATGGTGATAAGTACGACACCACCTTCGACAGTGCTGGGGGCAACTACACGGTGCCCGGTGGTTTGGGGCAAGGCCTCCATCAACGCACCTTCGGCAGTTTTCATCCCGGCGGATGCTTGTTCCTGCTGGGAGATGCTTCGGTACATTTTCTGAGCGAGACAATGGACCTGACGATCTACCGCAACCTGGCGATTCGCGATGACGGCAATGTAGTGTCGGTGAAAAACTAG
- a CDS encoding radical SAM protein: MAKFRNYTVLGVTQSLCPECHAVVPAKIITRGSRVYFRKRCEVHGSRDDYVCSDVAWYDQTQFNVPGKIPREFGVEPNKGCPLDCGLCTEHEQHTCIGLLEITSNCNLSCPMCYASSGPGGKHLTLEQCRQTIDRYVEVEGNPEVLQISGGEPTIHPDFRAIVDYALARPIDYVMINTNGIRLAHDRDVLEFLAERRDRVEIYLQFDGFRDKTSLALRGEALVETKLKAVQRCGEVGLHVNLVSTLQPGVNDDELGDLVRYCATRPWITGLSLQPATYSGRHVLPEELENRITFPDVIRGIVDQTSGMYTEADFMPLPCAHPNCHQMSYAYRRNGELIPLMRFIKAAEHLDLLSGGISFQRGAVKELLERYLVREACCPGGSCAPPPSSGGSSLPVLSSSSPIDELIGALNASDPRHAEAAVEFFTRAMQEELGAEDVFRIMITSFLDVYNFDVRRVMKCCVHHLLPSGHVVPFCAYNVLYREGHVELPPLKAVVEITR, encoded by the coding sequence ATGGCCAAGTTCCGAAACTACACCGTTCTCGGCGTGACACAAAGTCTTTGCCCCGAGTGCCATGCCGTCGTTCCGGCGAAGATCATTACGCGTGGCAGTCGCGTCTACTTTCGCAAGCGGTGTGAAGTCCATGGAAGTCGCGATGACTACGTTTGCTCAGACGTGGCCTGGTACGACCAAACGCAGTTCAATGTGCCGGGCAAGATCCCGCGTGAGTTTGGCGTCGAACCGAACAAGGGTTGCCCGCTCGACTGTGGCCTGTGTACCGAGCACGAACAACACACGTGCATTGGGTTGTTGGAGATTACTTCCAACTGCAATCTTTCCTGCCCGATGTGTTACGCGTCGAGCGGCCCCGGTGGGAAACATTTGACGCTCGAGCAGTGCCGGCAAACGATTGATCGCTATGTCGAGGTCGAAGGGAATCCCGAGGTGCTACAAATCTCTGGGGGCGAGCCTACCATTCACCCCGATTTCCGCGCGATCGTAGACTACGCTCTCGCGCGGCCGATCGATTACGTGATGATCAACACCAATGGCATTCGGCTGGCGCACGATCGAGACGTACTCGAGTTCCTCGCCGAGCGGCGAGATCGGGTGGAAATCTATTTGCAGTTCGATGGTTTTCGGGACAAGACTTCTTTGGCGCTACGAGGCGAAGCACTCGTCGAGACTAAGCTTAAGGCCGTCCAGCGGTGTGGCGAGGTCGGATTGCACGTGAACCTGGTATCGACGCTGCAGCCAGGCGTGAACGATGACGAACTCGGTGACCTGGTACGGTACTGTGCGACGCGTCCCTGGATAACCGGGCTAAGCCTTCAGCCGGCGACCTATTCCGGCCGGCACGTCCTGCCGGAGGAATTAGAAAACCGAATCACGTTTCCGGACGTCATTCGGGGGATCGTCGATCAAACGTCCGGCATGTACACCGAAGCCGACTTCATGCCTCTTCCGTGTGCCCATCCCAACTGTCACCAGATGTCGTATGCGTATCGCCGCAACGGGGAGCTGATTCCGCTGATGAGGTTCATCAAAGCGGCCGAGCATTTGGATCTGCTTTCCGGGGGGATCTCTTTTCAGCGCGGAGCGGTCAAGGAACTGCTGGAACGTTACCTGGTTCGCGAAGCGTGCTGCCCCGGCGGAAGTTGTGCTCCCCCGCCCTCCTCTGGCGGTTCATCCTTGCCGGTGCTTAGCAGTAGCAGCCCAATCGATGAACTCATCGGCGCGCTGAACGCTTCTGACCCGCGTCATGCCGAGGCAGCCGTCGAGTTCTTTACCCGGGCCATGCAGGAAGAGCTTGGCGCGGAAGACGTCTTTCGCATCATGATCACCTCCTTTCTAGACGTCTACAATTTTGACGTCCGCCGTGTGATGAAATGCTGCGTGCACCATCTGCTGCCCAGCGGGCACGTCGTACCGTTTTGCGCCTACAACGTTTTGTATCGTGAAGGTCACGTGGAGCTTCCGCCGCTGAAGGCGGTCGTTGAGATTACACGATGA
- a CDS encoding prolipoprotein diacylglyceryl transferase, with translation MTHLAYMAIMLTAIVVGVILLRLFQEKLELAWWEKAGIALGGFCGAMIGAKLPFAIYDWDGLLDGTTWFAHGKTIIAGLLGGYFGVELAKWILDIRTKTGDSFVVPVAVSIGIGRWACFVAGCCFGQVCSMPWGVAFPSAPDGGQFLRHPTQIYESIFHLTCAAVFFMLWRKKRFPGQLFKIYLITYMTYRFFTEWLRPEPTFALGLTAYQLAAIPLFAFLIWRDQKPLGATKTEPSIASGSE, from the coding sequence ATGACCCACTTGGCATACATGGCGATCATGCTGACGGCGATTGTTGTCGGCGTTATCTTGCTGCGGCTATTTCAAGAGAAGCTGGAACTCGCCTGGTGGGAAAAGGCTGGCATTGCGCTGGGTGGTTTTTGCGGGGCGATGATTGGCGCGAAACTTCCCTTCGCCATTTACGACTGGGACGGACTTCTTGATGGGACGACCTGGTTCGCCCACGGCAAGACGATCATCGCCGGTCTCTTGGGGGGCTACTTTGGCGTGGAGCTTGCCAAGTGGATACTCGATATTCGCACCAAGACAGGCGATAGCTTTGTCGTGCCGGTCGCGGTTTCGATTGGTATCGGACGATGGGCCTGCTTCGTTGCCGGATGCTGTTTCGGTCAGGTGTGTAGCATGCCATGGGGCGTGGCGTTTCCCAGTGCTCCGGATGGGGGACAGTTTCTACGGCATCCGACTCAGATCTACGAATCGATCTTTCACCTGACGTGCGCCGCGGTCTTCTTCATGTTGTGGCGAAAGAAAAGGTTTCCCGGGCAGTTGTTCAAGATCTATCTGATTACGTACATGACCTACCGCTTCTTCACGGAGTGGCTACGCCCGGAACCGACGTTCGCCCTGGGACTGACCGCCTATCAACTTGCGGCGATTCCTCTGTTCGCGTTCTTGATCTGGCGAGATCAGAAACCACTCGGCGCAACAAAAACGGAGCCGTCGATCGCGAGCGGCTCCGAATGA
- the rho gene encoding transcription termination factor Rho, which produces MSNKRQTRSKSGGRRRGNSGGSQNGPGPKGRGRSGGGRRRSSPPSSNVPRNNLENEEFEPGEPIPLEPGYGLLEMHPNGYGFLRSPANNYARERTDPFVPGTMIERYGLREGVMIRGMIQRFRRGQGPRLRDVFDVDGMLPDDYLNVKSFDDLTPVNPSEHLKLEYDGGPLTNRVVDLLAPLGKGQRALIVAPPRTGKTMLLQNISRGISANHPDVKLVVLLIDERPEEVTEMQRSVKGEVIASSLDRDIESHVRLSQLVIERCKRLAESGQDVFLLLDSITRLARAFNKWVGDNRGNNAIMSGGINVKAMDIPKKLFATARSFEEGGSLTIVGTALVDTGSKMDEVIFQEFKGTGNMELVLDRKLADRRVWPAIDISQSGTRREELLLTEEALNAVVALRRTLTSMHHIDAMEQLTKQLGKYDNNDQFISLIANSRDRYQ; this is translated from the coding sequence ATGTCAAACAAACGGCAGACCCGCTCAAAATCTGGCGGGCGACGACGTGGTAACAGCGGTGGTTCTCAAAACGGACCCGGCCCCAAGGGGCGCGGTCGTTCCGGTGGAGGTCGACGCCGCTCTTCTCCTCCAAGCTCTAATGTGCCACGTAACAATCTCGAAAATGAAGAATTTGAACCAGGGGAACCCATTCCACTGGAACCTGGCTACGGCCTTCTCGAGATGCACCCCAACGGCTACGGCTTCTTACGCAGCCCGGCTAACAACTATGCTCGCGAACGTACCGATCCTTTCGTGCCCGGCACGATGATCGAACGTTACGGTCTTCGCGAAGGGGTCATGATTCGCGGCATGATTCAACGCTTCCGCCGCGGGCAAGGTCCTCGCCTGCGAGATGTTTTCGACGTCGACGGCATGCTGCCGGATGATTACCTGAACGTCAAATCGTTCGACGATTTGACTCCGGTCAATCCGTCGGAACATCTCAAGTTGGAATACGATGGCGGTCCACTTACCAACCGCGTCGTCGACCTTCTGGCGCCGCTGGGCAAAGGCCAACGTGCGTTAATCGTCGCTCCGCCGCGTACCGGTAAGACCATGCTGCTGCAGAACATCAGCCGTGGTATTTCCGCGAATCATCCAGACGTCAAGCTGGTGGTCCTTCTGATTGACGAACGTCCTGAAGAAGTGACCGAAATGCAGCGCAGCGTGAAGGGTGAAGTGATCGCGAGTAGCTTGGACCGCGACATCGAAAGCCATGTGCGCCTTTCACAGCTGGTAATCGAACGCTGCAAGCGTCTGGCTGAGTCGGGCCAGGATGTCTTCCTGCTGTTGGACTCGATTACCCGCCTGGCTCGTGCGTTCAACAAATGGGTTGGCGACAATCGCGGCAACAACGCCATCATGTCGGGCGGTATCAACGTCAAGGCGATGGACATTCCCAAGAAGTTGTTCGCCACTGCTCGCTCCTTCGAAGAAGGAGGCTCGCTCACCATCGTCGGTACCGCACTGGTCGACACCGGCAGCAAGATGGACGAAGTGATCTTCCAAGAGTTCAAAGGCACCGGCAACATGGAACTGGTCCTCGATCGCAAGTTGGCCGACCGACGCGTCTGGCCGGCGATCGACATTTCGCAGTCGGGTACCCGTCGCGAAGAACTGCTTCTGACCGAAGAAGCCCTCAATGCCGTCGTGGCCCTGCGACGTACGCTGACTTCGATGCATCACATCGATGCCATGGAACAGCTGACCAAGCAACTCGGCAAATACGACAACAACGATCAGTTCATCAGCCTGATTGCCAACAGCCGCGACCGTTATCAATAA
- a CDS encoding thioredoxin family protein gives MSPIIRTSAIALLLAFQTMILAEDAVRWAPDLDTAKRVAAAKNQLVLIHFYADNCPPCRRLEANVFSQASFAQAVEQNYIPIKINASDQPAIAKEFGVDRWPQDVVIAPSGQVVYRMISPQDQDRYTGILAQVSAKLNPSASPAGPGAGMIAQAANTTPVTPQQVAPSQPQGSRYSSFTSNPAPQQTAPSQPTQQVAPQQPSTSRFASMGPSPSEVMPTQAPNQSQFSSNAPPQNVAPSQPPMQQFAQQQPAAAPSSPAPQPEPQQPKFAMDGYCPVTLVEQMKWQKGDPRWGAQHQGQIYLFSSQNEQQKFLANPNQYSPVMSGIDPVAYLGNGKVVPGDRRFGLTYRGTLYLFSSEESLQTFWNDPQRYSSMVQQAMASQNMRR, from the coding sequence ATGTCGCCAATTATTCGTACCTCTGCTATCGCCCTGTTGCTGGCGTTCCAGACGATGATCCTCGCTGAGGACGCCGTCCGCTGGGCACCTGATCTCGATACCGCCAAGCGTGTCGCGGCCGCGAAGAATCAGTTGGTTTTGATTCACTTCTATGCCGATAATTGCCCTCCCTGCCGTCGACTGGAGGCGAATGTCTTTTCGCAAGCCAGCTTCGCCCAGGCGGTCGAGCAGAACTACATTCCGATCAAGATCAACGCCAGTGACCAGCCTGCGATCGCCAAAGAGTTCGGCGTCGATCGCTGGCCGCAAGACGTTGTCATTGCGCCCAGCGGTCAGGTTGTGTACCGCATGATTAGCCCACAGGATCAAGATCGTTATACCGGTATTCTGGCTCAGGTTTCCGCCAAGCTGAATCCCAGTGCCAGCCCAGCAGGGCCAGGTGCCGGCATGATCGCTCAAGCCGCGAACACCACCCCAGTTACACCGCAGCAGGTTGCCCCAAGTCAACCACAAGGTTCGCGTTACTCAAGCTTCACGTCGAATCCTGCTCCGCAGCAAACGGCCCCATCGCAACCGACACAGCAGGTTGCGCCACAGCAGCCGTCGACGTCGCGATTTGCTTCGATGGGACCAAGCCCCAGCGAAGTCATGCCAACCCAGGCACCCAATCAAAGCCAGTTCTCCTCGAATGCTCCACCGCAGAACGTGGCTCCTTCGCAGCCACCCATGCAGCAGTTTGCCCAGCAGCAGCCTGCCGCAGCTCCTTCCTCTCCGGCACCGCAGCCTGAACCGCAGCAGCCGAAGTTTGCCATGGATGGCTATTGCCCTGTAACGCTGGTAGAGCAAATGAAGTGGCAAAAGGGTGATCCTCGCTGGGGTGCTCAGCACCAAGGTCAGATCTACCTCTTCTCGTCGCAAAACGAACAGCAGAAGTTTTTGGCCAACCCCAATCAGTATAGCCCTGTGATGTCGGGCATCGACCCGGTCGCTTATCTGGGCAACGGAAAAGTTGTGCCCGGCGACCGTCGGTTCGGTTTGACCTACCGCGGCACGCTTTACTTGTTCAGCAGCGAAGAAAGCCTGCAAACGTTCTGGAACGATCCACAGCGTTACTCGTCGATGGTACAACAGGCCATGGCTTCGCAAAACATGCGTCGCTAG
- a CDS encoding rhomboid family intramembrane serine protease, whose amino-acid sequence MTISLIVINFGIFFAEPITSAIAPQPGQQPVAIAEWIIDAGNHHPNAYMLQFGEGIKPWQGVTAAFLHANLLHLIGNMLFLFVFGLIVEGKIGWWKFLLIYLGIALVWGLMLQVIVAILNPGLQVAALGASGVIFGLMAIAVIWAPLNNLEIVIVFQRFGNASHSVQPVDVPVVTLAGGYLLLDIVTSIFIVQGRYGFVPYTCVLHATGALLGAAIGLWMLRWKIVDCERFDIFSVWAGDHEKTQDQLDQESAAKTEKTLVQQGLDQIRQILDEGENPQLAYRAHVSMAEKYASWHLPEREFLTIIKQLCDQQRDRDAVLAMEEYLKANRLKQNQVRMKLASLLTGSMQLPGQALSTLLPIRYGDLSPKEQALYERIATEAKTSQAAGVVDLPLDDW is encoded by the coding sequence GTGACGATCTCACTGATCGTCATTAACTTTGGCATCTTCTTCGCCGAGCCAATCACTTCTGCCATCGCTCCCCAGCCAGGGCAGCAACCAGTTGCCATCGCCGAATGGATTATCGACGCCGGCAACCACCATCCCAACGCCTACATGCTTCAATTCGGCGAAGGGATCAAACCGTGGCAAGGAGTGACCGCCGCCTTCTTGCACGCCAACTTGCTGCACCTCATCGGCAACATGCTGTTCCTGTTCGTGTTCGGCTTGATCGTCGAGGGCAAGATCGGCTGGTGGAAGTTTCTGTTGATCTATCTCGGAATCGCATTGGTGTGGGGGCTGATGCTTCAGGTTATCGTGGCAATCTTGAATCCAGGCCTCCAGGTCGCGGCCCTGGGAGCATCCGGGGTTATATTTGGATTGATGGCTATCGCGGTGATTTGGGCTCCCTTGAACAACTTGGAAATCGTGATCGTCTTCCAACGATTTGGCAACGCCTCACACAGCGTCCAGCCGGTCGATGTCCCGGTGGTAACGCTCGCCGGAGGCTACTTGCTTCTCGACATCGTTACGAGCATTTTCATCGTCCAAGGCCGCTATGGGTTTGTCCCCTATACCTGTGTGCTGCACGCAACGGGGGCCTTGCTGGGAGCTGCCATTGGACTGTGGATGCTTCGCTGGAAAATTGTCGACTGTGAACGCTTCGACATATTTTCGGTCTGGGCCGGAGATCACGAAAAAACACAGGACCAGCTCGATCAAGAATCGGCGGCCAAGACAGAAAAGACACTTGTCCAGCAAGGACTTGATCAGATACGTCAGATCCTCGACGAGGGCGAAAACCCGCAACTGGCCTATCGGGCCCACGTGAGCATGGCCGAGAAGTATGCCTCGTGGCATCTGCCAGAACGCGAGTTTCTCACGATCATCAAACAACTCTGCGACCAGCAACGAGACCGCGACGCGGTACTCGCAATGGAAGAGTACCTGAAAGCCAATCGCCTCAAGCAGAATCAGGTTCGCATGAAACTGGCTTCGCTGCTGACCGGTTCGATGCAACTGCCTGGCCAGGCACTCAGCACGCTACTGCCGATTCGATACGGTGACCTATCACCGAAAGAGCAGGCACTCTATGAAAGGATCGCTACTGAGGCAAAAACCTCGCAAGCCGCCGGCGTCGTCGATTTACCTTTAGACGATTGGTAA
- a CDS encoding rhomboid family intramembrane serine protease has protein sequence MFIPFSTDAPLYHWPIVTVSMIVINTLVFFTYPLRSEFEYSDIDPEQFVAFIEQMHDEGVITDEEYEEAMEELEAELPDEIEVESAPEDGDPFTLQYGRGLKPWQWITGHFLHADFMHLLGNMLWLWTFGLIVEGKIGWWKFLAVYMGIGVVEGFMEQTLMLGMEPLPWNCSVGASSIIFGIMAIAMIWAPANDVHCTFVIFVFMVFRSFQFSLPVAGLGGFYLIYNVAIAVFFTYDGEFITPTSELLHTLGGIVGLAVGIGMLRMNMVDCENWDVFSVWSGRNRMSREELRELDVNHSAYQEKQQQQVASGLAQIRQIVREGHSPKLAYRAHLSMKQKYEDWSLPDADFLMIIKHLCDQKLWDDATLAMGEYLKTTRSKQDQVRLKLASILLEHMGRPSQCISVLSKVAKDQLNEREKTIYRQLAAKANKMKEEGVIDTLEDW, from the coding sequence ATGTTTATTCCATTCAGTACTGACGCCCCCCTCTATCACTGGCCGATCGTGACGGTCTCGATGATCGTCATCAATACGCTCGTCTTTTTTACGTATCCTCTTCGGTCGGAATTTGAATACTCGGACATCGATCCCGAGCAGTTCGTCGCCTTCATCGAACAGATGCATGACGAAGGGGTCATCACCGATGAAGAATATGAAGAGGCGATGGAAGAACTCGAAGCCGAACTACCCGATGAAATCGAAGTGGAATCGGCCCCCGAAGACGGCGATCCGTTCACGCTGCAATACGGACGCGGCCTCAAGCCATGGCAATGGATCACTGGGCACTTCCTGCACGCCGACTTTATGCACCTGCTTGGCAACATGCTGTGGCTGTGGACGTTTGGCTTGATCGTCGAGGGGAAGATCGGATGGTGGAAGTTCCTGGCCGTCTACATGGGAATAGGCGTCGTCGAAGGCTTCATGGAACAGACGCTCATGCTAGGCATGGAGCCGCTGCCGTGGAACTGCTCGGTTGGGGCGTCGTCCATTATCTTCGGCATTATGGCGATTGCGATGATCTGGGCGCCGGCCAACGACGTTCATTGCACGTTCGTCATCTTCGTCTTCATGGTCTTTCGCTCGTTCCAGTTCAGCCTGCCGGTTGCCGGCCTGGGGGGCTTTTACTTGATCTACAACGTCGCGATCGCGGTCTTCTTTACATACGACGGCGAGTTCATCACGCCAACCAGCGAATTGCTACATACGCTGGGTGGCATTGTCGGCCTGGCGGTCGGCATCGGCATGCTGCGCATGAACATGGTCGACTGCGAGAACTGGGACGTCTTCTCGGTATGGTCCGGCCGCAACCGAATGTCACGGGAAGAACTGCGCGAGCTGGACGTCAACCATTCGGCCTATCAGGAAAAGCAACAGCAGCAAGTTGCCAGCGGACTGGCACAGATTCGTCAAATCGTGCGTGAAGGACATTCCCCCAAGCTGGCCTACCGGGCTCACTTGAGCATGAAGCAGAAGTACGAAGATTGGTCGCTGCCGGATGCCGATTTTCTGATGATTATCAAGCACCTTTGCGACCAGAAGCTATGGGACGACGCGACGCTGGCCATGGGAGAATACCTGAAAACCACGCGCAGCAAGCAAGACCAGGTACGGCTGAAACTAGCTTCGATTTTGCTCGAACACATGGGTCGCCCCAGCCAATGCATTTCGGTTCTTTCAAAGGTTGCCAAAGACCAGCTGAACGAACGGGAAAAGACGATCTATCGACAATTGGCCGCCAAAGCGAACAAGATGAAAGAAGAGGGCGTGATCGATACGCTGGAAGACTGGTAA